A section of the Amycolatopsis sp. AA4 genome encodes:
- a CDS encoding DHA2 family efflux MFS transporter permease subunit, with protein sequence MSGGTGVARTEADGTRLGGPLIRLALVMLLGGFLPMVDATIVNVGMNSFAGHFEVALTTIEWVTTGYLLAVSVSAPVAGWAVDRFGGKAVWLLALGLFLGGSALCASAWSPGALIGFRVLQGFGGGMLEPVMMTVLGREAGQRRAGKLVGLLALVLNLGPVLGPVVGGLLLQYLGWQWLFLVNLPLGLAAFVLALPLVPAGHPEADRRPVDIAGIALLCPGFAAVEYGLAQAAGGGFGATPVVAGLVLGVLLLGGYAAHALRAANPLIDIRLFASRGFAASVVVIFLAGGALFGALFLIPLYYQQVRQHGLVETGLLLAPLGLGTLLSMPVAAKLSEKAGANRLVPLGGVLVVACIGVYTQAGTTTNEAWLAACLFVFGIGFGLVGAPTVASIFRSVPPKSVSSATGSLFVVNQIGASLTVAVVALVVQHGKATGSETAVSGTFGAAFWWMCGLAAVGAVCGLGLPGRPAAPETAAEAPETARQP encoded by the coding sequence GTGAGCGGCGGGACAGGCGTGGCGCGGACGGAGGCGGACGGCACGCGGCTGGGCGGCCCGCTGATCCGGCTCGCCTTGGTCATGCTGCTCGGCGGGTTCCTGCCGATGGTCGACGCGACCATCGTCAATGTCGGCATGAACAGCTTCGCCGGCCACTTCGAGGTCGCGCTCACCACGATCGAATGGGTCACCACCGGCTACCTGCTCGCCGTGTCGGTGTCGGCGCCGGTCGCGGGCTGGGCCGTCGACCGCTTCGGAGGGAAGGCGGTGTGGCTGCTGGCGCTCGGGCTGTTCCTCGGCGGATCCGCGCTGTGCGCGTCGGCGTGGTCGCCCGGCGCCCTGATCGGTTTCCGGGTGCTGCAAGGGTTCGGCGGCGGGATGCTGGAGCCGGTCATGATGACGGTGCTCGGCCGGGAGGCGGGACAGCGGCGGGCGGGCAAGCTGGTCGGGCTGCTCGCGCTCGTGCTGAACCTGGGCCCGGTGCTCGGCCCGGTCGTCGGCGGCCTGCTCCTGCAGTATCTCGGCTGGCAGTGGCTGTTCCTGGTCAATCTGCCGCTCGGGCTGGCCGCGTTCGTGCTGGCACTGCCGCTGGTGCCGGCCGGGCATCCGGAGGCGGACCGGCGTCCGGTCGACATCGCGGGCATCGCGTTGCTGTGCCCGGGGTTCGCGGCCGTCGAGTACGGCCTGGCGCAAGCCGCGGGCGGCGGGTTCGGCGCGACGCCGGTCGTCGCCGGTCTCGTCCTCGGCGTTCTGCTTCTCGGCGGGTACGCGGCGCACGCGCTGCGCGCCGCGAATCCGCTGATCGACATCCGGCTGTTCGCCAGCCGCGGGTTCGCCGCCAGCGTCGTGGTGATCTTCCTGGCCGGCGGCGCGTTGTTCGGCGCGTTGTTCCTGATCCCGCTGTACTACCAGCAGGTGCGCCAGCACGGCCTAGTGGAGACCGGGCTGCTGCTGGCCCCGCTCGGGCTGGGCACGCTGCTGAGCATGCCGGTCGCGGCGAAACTGTCCGAAAAGGCGGGCGCGAACAGGCTGGTCCCGCTCGGCGGGGTGCTGGTGGTCGCCTGCATCGGCGTCTACACCCAGGCGGGAACGACGACGAACGAGGCGTGGCTCGCCGCGTGCCTGTTCGTCTTCGGCATCGGGTTCGGCCTGGTCGGCGCTCCCACGGTAGCCTCGATTTTCCGTTCGGTGCCGCCGAAATCGGTTTCGAGCGCGACCGGCTCGCTGTTCGTGGTCAACCAGATCGGCGCGTCGCTGACGGTCGCGGTCGTGGCCTTGGTGGTGCAGCACGGCAAGGCGACGGGCAGCGAGACGGCGGTTTCGGGCACCTTCGGCGCCGCGTTCTGGTGGATGTGCGGCCTCGCCGCGGTCGGTGCGGTGTGCGGGCTCGGGCTGCCGGGCCGGCCGGCGGCGCCCGAGACGGCCGCGGAAGCACCGGAAACCGCCCGGCAGCCGTGA
- a CDS encoding aminotransferase class V-fold PLP-dependent enzyme: protein MSQLLESGRPVTAAQLPPLRTASWEDIRKLFALDPATIHLNTGTVGAMPYEVLDTVDRVTREWTGGLADVYKPSGYVEHRTAIARAFGVDLDEMVICHNATEGVARIIQGLDLREGDEVVTTSHECYSVLSNFNLLRNRFGVRVKVITPPTGYDVRAEEIVELFAEAITQRTKVLSFAAVTLFTGTLMPMRALCELAQRHGLTTVVDGALLPGMLDCNLRELGVDFMACSGSKFQCGPLGTGLLYLRNKVFPEHNPLPLPTFWPVISTWYPIVGSPPPRTTTSVASDDTALYVQVAGSASIARGAALAKACELFDDIGRARIERHIMDLADYARGRLAETFGQDALYSPGADKRLRSPLIAFHPFRDRESAWNIKKFAAFTDRLEQEHRIWTRWTEFDVPGSPHQHYAARITTHLFNTRAEIDRAVAVMARLADELS from the coding sequence GTGAGCCAGCTCCTGGAATCCGGCCGACCGGTCACGGCGGCCCAGCTCCCGCCGCTTCGGACCGCCTCGTGGGAGGACATCCGGAAGCTCTTCGCGCTCGATCCCGCGACCATCCACCTCAACACCGGCACGGTCGGCGCGATGCCCTACGAGGTGCTCGACACCGTCGACCGGGTCACGCGGGAATGGACCGGCGGGCTGGCGGACGTCTACAAGCCCTCCGGCTACGTCGAGCACCGCACCGCCATCGCGCGCGCGTTCGGCGTGGACCTCGACGAGATGGTCATCTGCCACAACGCGACCGAAGGCGTCGCGCGCATCATCCAGGGTCTCGATCTGCGCGAGGGCGACGAGGTCGTCACCACCAGCCACGAGTGCTATTCCGTGCTGTCCAACTTCAACCTGCTCCGCAACCGCTTCGGCGTCCGGGTCAAGGTGATCACCCCGCCGACCGGGTACGACGTCCGTGCCGAAGAGATCGTCGAACTGTTCGCGGAGGCGATCACGCAGAGGACGAAGGTGCTGTCGTTCGCGGCGGTCACCCTGTTCACCGGAACCCTGATGCCGATGCGCGCGCTGTGCGAACTCGCGCAGCGGCACGGATTGACCACCGTGGTCGACGGCGCGTTGCTGCCGGGCATGCTCGACTGCAACCTGCGCGAACTCGGGGTCGACTTCATGGCCTGCTCCGGCTCGAAATTCCAGTGCGGCCCGCTCGGCACCGGCCTGCTGTACCTGCGCAACAAAGTCTTCCCGGAGCACAACCCGCTCCCGCTGCCGACGTTCTGGCCGGTCATCTCGACCTGGTACCCCATCGTCGGCAGCCCGCCTCCGCGCACCACGACCTCGGTCGCCAGCGACGACACGGCTCTCTACGTCCAGGTCGCGGGCAGCGCGAGCATCGCCAGGGGCGCGGCGCTCGCCAAGGCGTGCGAACTGTTCGACGACATCGGCCGAGCCAGGATCGAACGCCACATCATGGACCTCGCCGACTACGCGCGCGGCCGTCTCGCGGAGACGTTCGGCCAGGACGCCCTGTATTCGCCGGGGGCGGACAAGCGCCTGCGGTCGCCGCTGATCGCCTTCCACCCGTTCCGCGACCGCGAATCCGCGTGGAACATCAAGAAGTTCGCGGCCTTCACCGACCGGCTCGAACAGGAGCACCGGATCTGGACCCGGTGGACCGAGTTCGACGTTCCCGGTTCCCCGCACCAGCATTACGCCGCGCGGATCACGACCCATCTGTTCAACACCCGCGCCGAGATCGACCGGGCGGTCGCGGTGATGGCCCGGCTCGCGGACGAGCTCTCGTGA
- a CDS encoding ABC transporter substrate-binding protein, translated as MESARPVRGGTLRYFGSGGMDHIDPACAYYAFDHQIIRLFARQLFSYPTTLDETALRPVPDVAAEMPTTANGGVSEDGRTYVIRLRPGVCWDTDPVREVTAADFVRGFKRMCNPVAGAGAVAYYTSTIKGMAEFAEGYRAAFADVPHPAAAQLAEYQNSHEISGLAAEGPRVLRIDLIRPANDMLNILSMMFASAAPAEYDRFVPGSPEMAGALRSNGPYRVTAYEPGRRLSMARNPAWSQETDSVRHQYVERIEVEMAQVDDSEVRRRIETGEADLSWGSPVISKDRRVLDADRHLGYALNPYLVFNLRSPNSGGAVRKLGVRRAIAYAVDKAAKVKFFDEMNVGTVTEPAHTAIPRGNFGYRPYNRYPTPGDRGDPERSRRLLAEAGYPDGVRLRAVYRDDAVHAEIAESYAEDLAAAGITVDLVLVGQSDDFYRILQDPAMAEAGEWDLAAAAWTPDWFGNNGRAYVQPMFQSNFAAGTTNYGDYRNPAVDRLIEEALSEPDPARAESLWHQVDRQVLEDVAIVPVMACEPTIPHMTSPRVRNALPMPQIDRWLDAANLWLDPPD; from the coding sequence ATGGAGAGCGCGAGACCGGTCCGCGGCGGCACGCTGCGGTACTTCGGTTCCGGCGGAATGGACCACATCGATCCGGCGTGCGCCTACTACGCTTTCGACCACCAGATCATCCGGCTGTTCGCCCGGCAGCTGTTCAGCTACCCCACCACGCTCGACGAGACGGCGCTGCGCCCGGTGCCGGACGTCGCGGCCGAGATGCCGACGACCGCCAACGGCGGCGTGAGCGAGGACGGGCGCACGTACGTGATCCGGCTGCGCCCCGGCGTGTGCTGGGACACCGATCCGGTGCGCGAAGTCACCGCCGCCGATTTCGTCCGCGGGTTCAAGCGGATGTGCAACCCGGTCGCCGGGGCCGGCGCGGTCGCGTACTACACCAGCACGATCAAGGGAATGGCCGAGTTCGCCGAGGGCTACCGCGCGGCGTTCGCGGACGTCCCGCACCCCGCGGCGGCACAGCTGGCCGAGTACCAGAACTCCCACGAGATCTCCGGGCTCGCCGCGGAAGGGCCGCGGGTCCTGCGGATCGACCTGATCCGCCCGGCCAACGACATGCTGAACATCCTGTCGATGATGTTCGCCTCGGCCGCGCCGGCCGAGTACGACCGGTTCGTGCCCGGCAGCCCGGAGATGGCCGGTGCGCTGCGCTCGAACGGACCGTACCGGGTCACGGCGTACGAGCCGGGCCGGCGCCTGTCGATGGCCCGCAATCCCGCCTGGAGCCAGGAAACCGACTCGGTGCGCCACCAGTACGTGGAACGCATCGAGGTGGAGATGGCGCAGGTGGACGACAGCGAGGTGCGGCGCCGGATCGAGACCGGCGAGGCGGACCTGTCGTGGGGTTCCCCGGTGATCAGCAAGGACCGGCGGGTGCTGGACGCGGACCGGCACCTCGGCTACGCGCTGAACCCGTACCTGGTGTTCAATCTGCGCAGCCCCAACTCCGGCGGCGCGGTGCGGAAGCTGGGGGTGCGGCGGGCGATCGCCTACGCGGTCGACAAGGCCGCCAAGGTGAAGTTCTTCGACGAGATGAACGTCGGCACGGTCACCGAGCCCGCGCACACCGCGATCCCGCGCGGGAACTTCGGGTACCGCCCCTACAACCGCTATCCCACGCCCGGCGACCGGGGCGACCCCGAGCGGAGCCGCCGCCTGCTCGCCGAGGCCGGTTATCCGGACGGCGTCCGGCTCAGAGCCGTGTACCGCGACGACGCCGTGCACGCCGAAATCGCCGAGTCCTACGCGGAGGACCTGGCGGCCGCGGGCATCACGGTGGACCTGGTGCTGGTCGGCCAGTCGGACGACTTCTACCGGATCCTGCAGGACCCGGCCATGGCCGAAGCGGGGGAGTGGGACCTCGCCGCGGCGGCGTGGACCCCGGACTGGTTCGGCAACAACGGCCGCGCCTACGTGCAGCCGATGTTCCAGTCGAATTTCGCCGCGGGCACCACGAACTACGGCGACTACCGCAACCCGGCGGTCGACCGGTTGATCGAGGAGGCGCTGTCGGAACCGGATCCGGCGCGCGCGGAAAGCCTGTGGCACCAGGTGGACCGACAGGTGCTGGAGGACGTCGCGATCGTTCCGGTGATGGCCTGCGAGCCGACCATCCCGCACATGACGAGCCCGCGCGTGCGCAACGCGCTGCCCATGCCGCAGATCGACCGATGGCTCGACGCGGCGAATCTCTGGCTTGATCCGCCGGACTGA
- a CDS encoding AarF/ABC1/UbiB kinase family protein produces the protein MALRTRLAVRAVRVLATAAAVLGPAAVRTLFRAAVRGREAALGYFWARVTVLLTRLGPTFVKAGQVLGTRRDVVPAALCDALSVLQDSVAPLNEAETARAVKEAYGSEADEVFAELDPRPVASGSVASVYRARLRTGQDVAVKLRRPGIERVMTDDLALIRRGAAIAARLPVFRDVPVREVVGSLADAVLGQLDFEREARSLRRLRENLSEVPRVWVPKVYPEACRPRCIVMEFVPGLVLDAADGCGAAARRRFAASGMAAMYQMLFVDGFVHCDLHPGNLYFTRGSQVVVLDAGFSVQLSDRLRRQFAEFFLNMAIGRGEQAARIVLESAAGTTENADVPGFTERMADLVERSHGLPAKEFSLIAFAAEMFDLQRRFGIHAATELIFPLLSLLVIEGTVRALDPDLDFQEAARPQLMRGLFGAGRGAAR, from the coding sequence ATGGCGTTGCGGACCCGCCTCGCGGTGCGTGCGGTGCGAGTGCTCGCCACGGCGGCCGCGGTACTCGGTCCGGCGGCTGTGCGCACCTTGTTCCGGGCGGCGGTGCGCGGGAGGGAAGCGGCGCTCGGATACTTCTGGGCCCGCGTCACGGTGTTGCTGACCAGGCTGGGACCGACGTTCGTCAAAGCCGGCCAGGTGCTCGGCACGCGCAGGGACGTGGTGCCCGCCGCGCTGTGCGACGCACTGTCTGTCCTGCAGGATTCGGTCGCGCCGCTGAACGAGGCCGAGACCGCGCGCGCGGTGAAGGAGGCTTACGGCAGCGAGGCCGACGAGGTCTTCGCGGAACTGGACCCGCGGCCGGTCGCGAGCGGCAGTGTGGCTTCGGTTTACCGGGCGCGGCTGCGAACCGGGCAGGACGTGGCGGTCAAGCTCCGCCGTCCCGGCATCGAGCGCGTGATGACCGACGATCTCGCGCTGATCCGGCGCGGTGCGGCGATCGCGGCGCGGCTCCCGGTTTTCCGTGACGTTCCGGTGCGCGAGGTGGTCGGCAGCCTGGCCGACGCGGTGCTGGGCCAGCTCGATTTCGAGCGGGAGGCGAGAAGCCTGCGGCGGCTGCGCGAGAACCTGTCCGAGGTGCCGCGGGTGTGGGTGCCGAAGGTGTACCCGGAGGCGTGCCGTCCGCGCTGCATCGTCATGGAGTTCGTCCCCGGGCTCGTGCTGGACGCCGCGGACGGGTGCGGCGCCGCGGCGCGCAGGCGGTTCGCGGCCTCCGGCATGGCCGCGATGTACCAAATGCTGTTCGTGGACGGATTCGTGCACTGCGACCTGCATCCGGGCAATCTCTACTTCACCCGCGGCTCCCAGGTGGTGGTGCTCGACGCCGGGTTCAGCGTGCAGCTGAGCGACCGGCTGCGGCGGCAGTTCGCCGAGTTCTTCCTGAACATGGCGATAGGCCGCGGCGAGCAGGCGGCCAGGATCGTGCTGGAAAGCGCCGCCGGGACAACCGAAAACGCCGACGTGCCGGGGTTCACCGAGCGGATGGCCGACCTCGTCGAGCGCAGCCACGGCCTGCCCGCCAAGGAGTTCAGCCTGATCGCGTTCGCCGCGGAGATGTTCGACCTGCAGCGCCGCTTCGGCATTCACGCCGCGACCGAGCTGATCTTTCCCTTGCTGTCCCTGCTCGTCATCGAGGGCACTGTCCGGGCGCTCGATCCGGATCTCGACTTCCAGGAAGCGGCGAGGCCGCAGCTCATGCGCGGCCTGTTCGGGGCCGGCCGGGGAGCAGCGCGCTGA
- a CDS encoding class I SAM-dependent methyltransferase — MSAPGFDIVKFKNAQRSFWDTVTDNWSALPPEFAEGAAELSEKLLGLGDVRAGHRVLDLACGAGDLALAAAGLAGPEGRVLGIDLAPGMVAAARKRAGGRTGIEFAEADLDALDLPPASFDVALSRWGLMFSAEPGKLFRSLRELLSPGGVLAAAVWGPAESAPMMALGGAVFAAKLGLAAPPAGAPGPFAMADAGEVREQLVAAGFRAVSVSGTVVRFRLASTRRYVEFTRAITPPGMLGMIRETFGDEDAPEIWDAVAEAAEPYAAADGVVAMPSGNLLIRAER, encoded by the coding sequence ATGTCCGCACCGGGGTTCGACATCGTGAAGTTCAAGAACGCTCAGCGATCGTTCTGGGACACGGTCACGGACAACTGGAGCGCGCTGCCGCCCGAATTCGCCGAGGGCGCGGCGGAATTGAGCGAGAAGCTGTTGGGGCTCGGGGATGTCCGGGCCGGGCACCGGGTGCTCGATCTCGCGTGCGGAGCCGGGGATCTCGCGTTGGCCGCCGCCGGTCTCGCCGGACCGGAGGGGCGGGTGCTCGGCATCGACCTCGCTCCCGGCATGGTCGCCGCCGCGCGGAAGCGGGCGGGCGGTCGCACCGGGATCGAGTTCGCCGAGGCCGACCTCGACGCGCTCGACCTGCCGCCGGCCTCGTTCGACGTGGCGCTGAGCCGCTGGGGCCTGATGTTCTCGGCGGAACCGGGCAAGCTGTTTCGTTCGCTGCGCGAACTCCTCTCGCCGGGCGGGGTGCTGGCCGCCGCGGTCTGGGGCCCGGCGGAGTCCGCGCCGATGATGGCGCTCGGCGGCGCCGTGTTCGCCGCGAAGCTCGGCCTGGCCGCCCCGCCGGCCGGCGCGCCGGGGCCGTTCGCGATGGCGGATGCCGGCGAGGTGCGCGAGCAGCTGGTCGCGGCCGGGTTCCGCGCCGTCTCGGTGTCCGGGACCGTCGTGCGGTTCCGGCTCGCCTCGACGCGCCGTTACGTTGAATTCACCCGTGCCATCACGCCGCCGGGGATGCTCGGCATGATTCGCGAGACGTTCGGCGACGAGGACGCTCCGGAGATCTGGGACGCCGTGGCCGAAGCCGCCGAGCCCTACGCGGCCGCGGACGGCGTCGTCGCCATGCCGAGCGGCAACCTGCTCATCCGCGCCGAGCGATGA
- a CDS encoding ABC transporter substrate-binding protein, which produces MTGSATLRLVGPSVVDDLDPATAHHDSTRQLTRLFARCLFGYRAEPDLRNWQAIAPLPDLAADIPSTYNTGMGARHVNNVVHLRPGVFWDTVPPRPVTSHDVVRGLKRLGNPVHRPAALPCFTSTIRGMAEFCAGYRDAFGPGDPTARDLADYQNSHDIPGVFALDDESLVIELTRPALDFAHLMALPCAAPAPAEYDAYVPGSPGLRCHLRSNGPYRVVEFRPGERIRLGRNPRWAPETDPIRGQGVDVLEVVSERAAPAEIEARIRSGTADLAWDGAAADPSRTIDAEPGYALDPYLVFNLRSPNSGGAIRERGVRFAIACALDKTAVLDIHDKHRPGTAALIADRVVPPGDGIRHEPDPQGSPGARGDAEKSRAALAAASRGERLSLRGVHSDDPLSMAIARSCAHDLAAVGIAVEWDALPNHDFLRLLGNPDEARAGRWDLALASRAPAWPGAGSRVFLQTMFETNDSPGTGNHGLYSEPAFDRLVDQALSAVAEPARAREHWQAAERRVLADVAVVPLLFRKPRSPQLHADRVRPDGVLPAAGYTLDLSRVRLAPSR; this is translated from the coding sequence GTGACCGGCTCCGCGACGTTGCGCCTCGTCGGACCGTCCGTTGTGGACGACCTGGATCCGGCGACCGCGCACCACGACAGCACCCGCCAGCTCACCCGGCTGTTCGCCCGCTGCCTGTTCGGCTACCGCGCCGAACCGGATCTCCGGAACTGGCAGGCGATCGCGCCGCTGCCGGACCTGGCCGCGGACATCCCGTCCACGTACAACACCGGGATGGGGGCGCGGCACGTCAACAACGTCGTCCACCTGCGTCCCGGAGTCTTCTGGGACACCGTCCCGCCCCGCCCGGTCACCTCGCACGACGTGGTCCGCGGGCTGAAGAGACTCGGCAATCCCGTGCACCGGCCGGCCGCGCTGCCCTGCTTCACGAGCACGATCCGCGGCATGGCGGAGTTCTGCGCCGGGTACCGCGACGCGTTCGGTCCGGGCGACCCCACCGCACGCGATCTCGCCGATTACCAGAACAGCCACGACATCCCCGGCGTGTTCGCGCTTGACGACGAGAGCCTCGTGATCGAGCTGACCAGGCCCGCGCTCGACTTCGCGCACCTGATGGCGCTGCCGTGCGCCGCACCGGCTCCCGCGGAGTACGACGCTTACGTCCCGGGTAGCCCCGGACTGCGGTGCCACCTCCGCTCCAACGGCCCTTACCGCGTAGTGGAGTTCCGGCCCGGCGAACGGATCCGCCTCGGCCGGAATCCCCGCTGGGCACCGGAAACCGACCCGATCCGCGGCCAAGGCGTCGACGTGCTCGAGGTCGTGTCCGAGCGCGCCGCGCCCGCCGAGATCGAGGCCCGCATCCGGTCCGGGACCGCGGATCTGGCGTGGGACGGTGCGGCTGCCGACCCGTCGAGGACGATCGACGCCGAACCGGGCTACGCGCTGGACCCGTACCTGGTTTTCAACCTGCGCAGCCCGAACTCCGGCGGCGCGATTCGCGAGCGGGGCGTGCGGTTCGCCATCGCGTGCGCCCTCGACAAGACCGCCGTGCTCGACATTCACGACAAGCACCGCCCCGGCACCGCCGCGCTGATCGCGGACCGGGTCGTGCCTCCCGGCGACGGCATTCGCCACGAGCCGGACCCGCAGGGGTCGCCTGGCGCTCGCGGCGACGCCGAAAAGAGCCGTGCCGCGCTCGCCGCGGCTTCCCGCGGCGAACGTCTGTCCCTGCGCGGCGTCCACTCCGACGATCCGCTGTCGATGGCGATCGCGCGCTCCTGTGCGCACGATCTCGCCGCTGTGGGCATCGCTGTCGAGTGGGATGCCTTGCCGAACCACGATTTCCTCCGCCTGCTCGGCAACCCGGACGAGGCCCGCGCCGGCCGCTGGGACCTCGCGCTCGCGTCCCGCGCTCCCGCGTGGCCCGGCGCCGGCAGCCGCGTCTTCTTGCAGACGATGTTCGAGACCAACGACTCGCCCGGCACCGGGAACCACGGTCTCTACAGCGAACCCGCCTTCGACCGCCTTGTCGACCAGGCGCTCAGCGCGGTCGCGGAACCGGCGCGAGCACGGGAGCACTGGCAGGCCGCCGAGCGCCGGGTGCTCGCGGACGTCGCGGTCGTCCCGCTGCTGTTCCGGAAACCGCGTTCGCCGCAACTGCACGCGGACAGGGTGCGGCCGGACGGCGTCCTGCCCGCCGCCGGCTACACCCTCGACCTTTCGCGGGTACGCCTCGCACCGTCCCGGTGA
- a CDS encoding SRPBCC domain-containing protein has product MDNNRIEREIVVEAPPERVWSLVARPGFWVADLPDAECELKPGALAVPRHEERGSFPVRVEHVRPETEVSYRWASTFPGEEPREGNSTLIEITVLREREHTRVRVVESGFAELDSEEDRRLESLRGNIEGWDHELGALRERAEQPVA; this is encoded by the coding sequence ATGGACAACAACCGGATCGAACGCGAAATCGTGGTCGAGGCTCCGCCGGAGCGGGTCTGGTCGCTGGTGGCGCGGCCGGGTTTCTGGGTTGCGGACCTGCCGGACGCGGAATGCGAGCTGAAGCCTGGCGCGCTGGCCGTGCCGAGGCACGAGGAGCGAGGGTCGTTCCCCGTGCGGGTCGAGCACGTACGGCCGGAGACCGAGGTCTCGTACCGGTGGGCGAGCACGTTTCCCGGCGAGGAGCCGCGCGAGGGGAACTCCACGCTGATCGAAATCACCGTGCTGCGCGAACGCGAGCACACCCGCGTTCGCGTCGTGGAGAGCGGGTTCGCCGAGCTGGACAGCGAGGAAGACCGCCGCCTCGAATCGCTGCGGGGCAACATCGAAGGGTGGGACCACGAGCTCGGCGCGCTGCGCGAGCGCGCGGAGCAACCGGTCGCGTGA